AAGCCTCTCCCATCCAGACTAAACCATTTATAACAATAGATTTTGAATTATTTGTAAAATCAGATGGGAATAATACATATGGATTTTCACTTTTAAGTGATAAAAAAGCCATTTCGATTCCAAATTGTATGGAAGGAAATTCTAATAAAGCTTCCCAAAGTGCTGTTTCTCCCAAATGAATATTCTGGCAAGCCCATTGCAGCTTTTCTTCATAATCGTCTCGATCGTCAGCACTCAAACCACGAAGTATTCCGCACTCGCCTATCCCTTTTTTACCATTCTCTTCCAGAACAATAAACCAGGTTTCTTTCTCGGTCATAATACCTCGCGAAGTTCCTGAAGGACGCTTAAACTCGAGCATGTATTTGTGGTAAGTTGCTTTCATATTGTTATTTAAACCATATAAGTGATTTAAGAAAATTTAAGTTTTGCTTACTCGCACTACTACTTTAAATGAACTTAAATCACTTATATGGTTAAAGGAAATTTTAATTATAAAGATTTAAAACTTTTTCGAAGTCTTTTGATGGCAATCCTGCATTTTGGAAAACCGTGAAATCTTGTTTAGTTTTTTCTTTCCAACTCAAACTGTCTGTAACGTTTTGAGTTTGATATTTTTTATAGATGGCTTTTGCTTCGCTATATTCATCATTTACCAAATAAACGTGTGCTAAATTTAATTTGACTAATAATTCTGTATCGTCAAGTTTCTCGCCTTCTTTAAGAAATTTGATAGCTTTTGCATATTGTTTAGTCAAAATATAGCAATATCCAATAGAGCTGTAATCTACCGCCGTTGCTTTTCCGTCGTTTATAATCGTATTTAATTTCGGAATTGCTTCGTTGTATTTCTGAGCTTTTATTAATGATGCAATCTGAGTTCTTAAATCATTAAAAACGTTTTTAGAAATATCAGCATCTTTATAACACATGTTCCCGAAATCTTTATAAACCTTAGTTTTTTCGATTGCCAGCAATTTCTGAAATTCTGTGTAACGATATTGTTTCATGATTTTATCCAAAATGCAAACGCAGAAATCATCAGAATTGGCCATTTTTTGCGCCATTGTTGATGTTTTACAAAGACTTATGATTTCGTTTTTATTGTCTTGATTCCAACCACGATTTAATTTTGTGTCTACCCAAGGCACAACTTCCAAAACTATTTTCTGGTTTAATAACCAGTTTTTGCTGTGGAAACCAAACCAAATTGTACTTATATTATCGCCTAAACAAGATGATTTATCAAGCGATAATCTCTTTGCATCTTTGCTTAATGGTTCTTCCTGAGCGAAACAAGCTTTATCAGTTTTTCCGTCATCGATATACTTTTTAGCGCTATCATTTGAGGTAAAAAGCGCATATGAACAAGTATCATCACCAGAAATTTTAGACATTAAAAAAACTGCTCCGGCTGAACCCTGACTGATTCCGGTTGGATCCGGAATTGCTTTTAGTACTGAAACTAAACTATTTGTCATTTGTTGGTTTTCGTCTAAAAGTGTGATTCTGTATACGATTTCAGTTGTTCCAACGGGCAAATCTTCGGTTTTAAGAAGGATTCGGTCACGGGCAGAAACTATAATTTCTTTTGTAGTAGCACGTTCTTTGTCCCAATAACCGTCTTTTTGGGCGTATGAGCTATAAGAAACTGCAATTAAAAAAAACAGGGCAACTTTTTTTAAATTCATTTTATAAAATTTAGTTTAAATGTCTTATACAAATTTCAGGCCTAATTTTTTAACATTTCCCTAATTCTTTTTTCTGCTTCTTCTTTTGTGATTCCTTCGTAATAATCTTTTACAAATGGATGGTCAAAATCTTGATGCGGAAAAATTTCAGGTCTGTCGTTACCGCTTTTGGTAACAACTGTTGTTGGAATACTATTTGAGAATTGATATTGTGAAATATAATTGGAAAGCCATCCAAAATATTGCGTTTCATGGTTTTCATTGTCAAAGTTTTCAAGATAATCCTTAAAACTTGTTTCACTTAAGGAAACCCAGAAACCATATTCTAAATCTTGGCAATGGTCGTTAACTTTCTGAATTAAAACGCATCTGATAAAGCGATTTATTTCCTGATCTGAATATTTTATAACACAAAAGTCCGGATCGATTACTGCTATTTCTTCTTTTTCCTGATCGGAAAGATTGTGATAGCTATTTGGGGAATTGTACGTAAGTGCGGGCCAGCTAACATGCTCTTCTCCGCAACACTCACAAATAAATTTAATTTCGTCCATTTTTTATAAACGTAAAGGTGTTTTTAGCCCCGATTACTTCACTAATCTTTTATTTTCATAGGAGTTCAGTGAACTTCGTTTGAGGCGGTATCCTTTTTTGAGACAATTTTTCTTTGTCTCAAAAAAAGATATAGCCGAAAGCGGGATTAGCTCCTCCTTCGACTCCGCTCAGGATGACAATTTGACTCCGTTATAATCTCTATTCGGTTTAGTATAAAATGTCAAACTTTATAGTTCTATTGATTCTCCGATTTCAAGAAGCATTAAATCTTTTCCTTTATTAAAGAATTTACGGATTGCTTCTTCGTGATCGATTTTGATGTAACCAAAAGTATCAAAGTGATATCCTAAAATTTTATCGCATTCTACAAAATCTGAAGCAATGATAGCGTCCTCAACATCCATTGTAAAATTATTTCCGATTGGAAGTATTGCCAAATCCAGTTTTGTGCGCATCGGAATCAGTTTCATATCCATTGTCAATGCGGTATCTCCGGCAATATAGATGTTTTTGTGCTCGCCTTCGATTACGAAACCTCCGGGATTACCGCCGTAAGTTCCGTCAGGGAATGAACTTGAGTGTATTGCGCTTACATATTTTACTTTTCCGAAGTCAAATTGCCAGCTTCCTCCGTGATTCATTGGATGCGCTTTGAATTCTCTTTGAGCATAGTAACTTGTGATTTCGGCACCGGAAACGATCGTTGCATTTGTGCGTTTTGCAATCGCCTCAACATCCAGAACGTGATCGCCATGTGCGTGTGTAAGCAAAATATAATCTGCTTTTAGGGTATTTATGTCGATTGCTGATGCATGTGGATTTCCGGTAATGAAAGGATCAACAATAATATGTTTTCCTCCAACTTCAATGCCTAAAGAGGCGTGTCCGTAAAATGTGATTTTCATTTTTATAAAATTTTAAAGTTGAAACTTAATTTTATCTACCTCCTAAAAATAGATTAACAATGATGTCTGAAATCAATGAGATCATGCAAACTGTTAATAGTATTGAAAGTAAAAATGTGCTTAGCGCCAGTTTTTTTAATTCCGGATCTAAAAGCTTAGGGTTTTGATTTTTATAAACGGTAATTAAATGCTTAGTTAAAGGTATGTAAGCCAATAAAAACAAATATTGATCGAAATTATAATCGCTTAAAAAGGCAAAAATAACTACCAAAAGCATTGCTGTAATAATCAATGTAAAGTGATAAATCTTTGCTTTTGCTCCGCCAATTTTAACTACGATTGTATTTTTTCCTGATTTTCTGTCTGATTCTTCATCACGCATATTGTTCAGGTTTAAAACGCCAACGCTTAATAATCCGATAGAAATTGCCGGTAAGATTAAAAGTGGATCTACTTCTTTTGAATATAAAAAGTTCACACCCAATGTGCTTACAAGTCCGAAGAATATAAAAACAAATAAATCTCCAAATCCTCTGTATCCGTAAGCTGAGTTTCCTACTGTATAGCGAATTGCTGAAACAATTGCAGCAATTCCAAGTAATAAGAAAAAGATTGAGTATGCGAAATTAGTTTCTCCAAAAGCAAAATAAATCAGGATAATAGCTGATAATAATGTCAAAACAGACGTAATTACAATTGCTTTTTTCATGGCCTGAGGCGTAATAACTCCACTCTGAATTGCTCTTTGCGGACCAACTCTGTCAGCATTATCAGTGCCTTTTACTCCGTCTCCATAATCGTTTGCAAAATTGGATAAAACCTGTAAACCTAATGTTGTTAGTAGTGCAAAACCAAAGATTTTCCAGCTAAATACTTCTGTTGGTGTATTGATGGTTTCTGTTGGGTTTGATAAAGCATAAATACTTCCTACTATAATTCCCGAAACTGATAAAGGTAATGTGCGCAAACGTGCGGCTTCAATCCAATGTTTCATTATGTTTTGTTTAGTTAATTTTTTGTTTCAGGTTTCAAATTTCAGGTTCGTGACTTGAAACCTGAAACTTGAAACTATTTTTTAAAACTTTTTTATGGAAGCCATTTGTTTTCGCCAAAATTTGGTTTTCTTTTTTCTAAGAAAGCATTTCTTCCCTCTTTAGCTTCTTCTGTCATGTAAGCAAGACGTGTAGCTTCTCCAGCAAAAACTTGCTGTCCAACCATTCCGTCGTCTGTTAAATTCATCGCGAATTTTAGCATTTTTATAGAAGTTGGTGATTTTTGCAGAATTTCCTGAGCCCATTCATAAGCTGTATCTTCTAGCTCATCATGCGGAATCACAGCATTTACCATTCCCATATCCATAGCTTCCTGAGCAGAATAATTTCTACCTAAAAAGAAAATTTCACGTGCTTTTTTCTGTCCAACCATTTTAGCCAGATAAGCAGATCCGTAACCGCCATCAAAACTAGTTACATCGGCATCTGTTTGTTTGAAAATTGCATGTTCTTTACTTGCCAAAGTCATGTCGCAAACTACGTGCAAACTGTGTCCGCCACCAACTGCCCAACCCGGAACAACTGCAATAACAACTTTTGGCATAAAACGAATTAGTCGCTGAACTTCAAGGATATTCAAACGATGTTGTCCGTCTTCACCAACATAACCTTGGTGTCCGCGTGCATTTTGATCTCCTCCGCTGCAAAATGAATATACACCATCTTTAGTCGACGGTCCTTCGGCAGAAAGCAAAACTACGCCAATTGACGTATCTTCCTGTGCATCGTAAAAAGCCTGGTATAATTCTGAGGTTGTTTTTGGACGGAATGCATTTCTAACATTTGGTCTGTTAAAGGCGATTCTGGCAACTCCGTTACATTTTTTATAGGTTATATCTTCAAATTCTCTGGCAGTAATCCAATCCATTTCTATTTGTTTTATTTTAAATAATTATAGTGTAAAAATAAAGCATTTTTATATTTTTACCTACTCAATTTACTTTAAGTCTGTGCTAAAATTACTTTGAATGTTAACAAATAGGATTTACTTACAAAAAATAACATTTTTTAACATTAGTTTTAAAAAATAATATTTAATTTTACACCCTAGAAATCAATGAGATACATTTTATTTCATTGATATAAGATTGATTTTCTTTCACTGATTTATTAACCTAAAAAATGATTTTTTTGAGAAAATTTAAAAAATTTGTCGCTCATTTTTTTACGGTTTTTATTCATAAACCTGTGATTAATGGGCAAATGATTTATTCGTTTGTTGAAACTTCAAAAAGGAAATAGTAACACCTAAGGTTAAACGCTAGAATTGTTTAGTAATTAGTATAAAATTGATTACGAAAAGAGGAAAAAATGCTAACTAAAACTTTCTATAAGTTATTTTATCAAACCAAATGGACTAGCCGTGAACTTAAATTTTTGCTTTTAATATGAATGTATATATTGTTTAAAGACATACCGTTTCAGGAAGTAATTTCTAAAATTTTTAAAGCTATTATTTTTTGAATGGATTCGAATTTATTTTATTTCTGTTTTTTTTTAATTACAATTTTTTTTAAAACTAGAATAAAAAGGGAAAGGCTGCTTGTAATGAGCAGCCTTTCTTGTTATATATATTGTTATTTTTTAATCGTTATCAATTTCACCGGAACTTTGTTTGAATAAATAATTCCGTCAAATAAAACATATCCGTTTTCTTTTATCTCTTTTTTACGATCCTGACTTAATCTTTTATTGGTAAAAACGGAATCATTCTTTAAAGAAAGTGAACCTAAATTTGGTTTCTTCTTATCTATATTCGAAAACCACATTTGACTGTTTCTATAAGGCAAATTAATTACTGAAGTAAAATATTTTGTTTCTCCAGGCTGAAGAAAATAACCTTGTAATGATTCATCAATATCATTAACATATTCTAACTGGTATTTTCTAAAAACTTCATTCTTTCTTAAAAACTTAGAGATTATAGTATCCAGCTCTCTAATTTTTATTTGCTCAAAACCGTTGCCGCACATGTTTTCAGCTCTTGTGGAACTGCCATCTAAAATAGAATCGTTTTTATACATGCTAAAGCCAATCGAATTAAAAGTATAATCTTTTTTTCCTAAAGCTTCTCTGTAAAGATCTCGTTCTACGGTTCCCAGATTATTCTCGTTGAGCATTATAAAATATTTTTTATCTGAAATATTAGTTATTTTATAATGAAGAATGTTTTTTGAAAGGCTGTCGTATTCTGCATTTGGTTTATAAAAAACTTCCCGAAAATCATTCATATAAACATCTTCAACACAAACAATCTCATTTGTTAGTAATTCAAGCTTTAAATCTTTTTTGTTTTTTTCACATGAAAATAGAATCAAAAACAAAAAAACTA
This genomic window from Flavobacterium sp. 9 contains:
- a CDS encoding M48 family metallopeptidase, producing MNLKKVALFFLIAVSYSSYAQKDGYWDKERATTKEIIVSARDRILLKTEDLPVGTTEIVYRITLLDENQQMTNSLVSVLKAIPDPTGISQGSAGAVFLMSKISGDDTCSYALFTSNDSAKKYIDDGKTDKACFAQEEPLSKDAKRLSLDKSSCLGDNISTIWFGFHSKNWLLNQKIVLEVVPWVDTKLNRGWNQDNKNEIISLCKTSTMAQKMANSDDFCVCILDKIMKQYRYTEFQKLLAIEKTKVYKDFGNMCYKDADISKNVFNDLRTQIASLIKAQKYNEAIPKLNTIINDGKATAVDYSSIGYCYILTKQYAKAIKFLKEGEKLDDTELLVKLNLAHVYLVNDEYSEAKAIYKKYQTQNVTDSLSWKEKTKQDFTVFQNAGLPSKDFEKVLNLYN
- a CDS encoding metal-dependent hydrolase, encoding MKITFYGHASLGIEVGGKHIIVDPFITGNPHASAIDINTLKADYILLTHAHGDHVLDVEAIAKRTNATIVSGAEITSYYAQREFKAHPMNHGGSWQFDFGKVKYVSAIHSSSFPDGTYGGNPGGFVIEGEHKNIYIAGDTALTMDMKLIPMRTKLDLAILPIGNNFTMDVEDAIIASDFVECDKILGYHFDTFGYIKIDHEEAIRKFFNKGKDLMLLEIGESIEL
- the menA gene encoding 1,4-dihydroxy-2-naphthoate octaprenyltransferase codes for the protein MKHWIEAARLRTLPLSVSGIIVGSIYALSNPTETINTPTEVFSWKIFGFALLTTLGLQVLSNFANDYGDGVKGTDNADRVGPQRAIQSGVITPQAMKKAIVITSVLTLLSAIILIYFAFGETNFAYSIFFLLLGIAAIVSAIRYTVGNSAYGYRGFGDLFVFIFFGLVSTLGVNFLYSKEVDPLLILPAISIGLLSVGVLNLNNMRDEESDRKSGKNTIVVKIGGAKAKIYHFTLIITAMLLVVIFAFLSDYNFDQYLFLLAYIPLTKHLITVYKNQNPKLLDPELKKLALSTFLLSILLTVCMISLISDIIVNLFLGGR
- a CDS encoding DUF2199 domain-containing protein, whose amino-acid sequence is MDEIKFICECCGEEHVSWPALTYNSPNSYHNLSDQEKEEIAVIDPDFCVIKYSDQEINRFIRCVLIQKVNDHCQDLEYGFWVSLSETSFKDYLENFDNENHETQYFGWLSNYISQYQFSNSIPTTVVTKSGNDRPEIFPHQDFDHPFVKDYYEGITKEEAEKRIREMLKN
- a CDS encoding 1,4-dihydroxy-2-naphthoyl-CoA synthase, encoding MDWITAREFEDITYKKCNGVARIAFNRPNVRNAFRPKTTSELYQAFYDAQEDTSIGVVLLSAEGPSTKDGVYSFCSGGDQNARGHQGYVGEDGQHRLNILEVQRLIRFMPKVVIAVVPGWAVGGGHSLHVVCDMTLASKEHAIFKQTDADVTSFDGGYGSAYLAKMVGQKKAREIFFLGRNYSAQEAMDMGMVNAVIPHDELEDTAYEWAQEILQKSPTSIKMLKFAMNLTDDGMVGQQVFAGEATRLAYMTEEAKEGRNAFLEKRKPNFGENKWLP